A single region of the Anaerostipes rhamnosivorans genome encodes:
- the ilvA gene encoding threonine ammonia-lyase, whose translation MLTLNKFEKAYDKVQEIVLPTKLMKSEYFSEQTGNLVYLKPENMQLTGAYKIRGAYYKISTLNEEEKAKGLITASAGNHAQGVALAAKRQGVKATIVMPTTTPLLKVNRTKDLGAKVVLHGDVYDEACDHALKLAEDKGFTFVHPFDDLEVATGQGTIAMDIFKELPTVDYILVPIGGGGLATGVSTLAKLLNPKIKVIGVEPAGAACMKASLEAGKVISCDHVNTIADGTAVQTPGKKIFPYIQNNIDDIITVEDEELIPCFLDLLENHKMLAENSGLLTIAALKHLKAEGKKVVPIISGGNMDVITIASLVQHGLIIRDRIFTVSVFLPDKPGELTRVSKVISQAQGNIVKLEHNQFVSINRNSAVELTITMEAFGTEHKNKIIKALQDTGYKPEIRSSKSVF comes from the coding sequence ATGTTAACATTAAACAAGTTTGAAAAAGCGTACGATAAGGTACAAGAGATCGTTCTGCCCACAAAGCTGATGAAAAGTGAATACTTTTCTGAGCAGACAGGAAACCTGGTTTATTTAAAACCGGAAAACATGCAGTTAACAGGGGCCTATAAGATCCGCGGCGCTTATTATAAGATCAGCACTTTGAATGAAGAAGAAAAGGCAAAAGGACTGATCACCGCTTCGGCGGGAAACCATGCACAGGGAGTGGCCCTGGCGGCAAAGAGACAGGGAGTGAAGGCCACCATCGTCATGCCGACTACGACTCCGCTTTTGAAAGTAAACCGTACAAAGGATCTGGGAGCTAAAGTAGTCCTCCACGGAGATGTTTACGATGAGGCATGCGATCACGCGCTGAAGCTTGCCGAAGATAAAGGTTTTACCTTTGTGCATCCGTTTGACGACCTGGAAGTGGCGACCGGACAGGGAACCATCGCCATGGACATTTTTAAAGAACTTCCTACAGTAGATTATATCCTTGTGCCTATTGGCGGGGGCGGCCTTGCGACCGGTGTCTCAACACTTGCCAAGCTCTTGAATCCTAAGATCAAGGTGATCGGTGTAGAACCTGCAGGGGCAGCGTGTATGAAGGCATCCCTGGAAGCGGGGAAAGTGATCTCCTGCGACCATGTAAATACTATCGCCGATGGTACAGCCGTGCAGACTCCTGGGAAAAAGATTTTTCCGTACATACAGAATAATATCGATGATATCATCACAGTGGAAGATGAGGAATTGATCCCGTGCTTTTTGGACCTTCTGGAAAACCACAAAATGCTTGCGGAGAATTCAGGCCTTCTGACCATTGCTGCATTAAAGCACTTAAAAGCCGAAGGAAAAAAAGTTGTCCCGATCATCAGCGGCGGCAATATGGACGTGATCACAATTGCTTCTTTGGTACAGCATGGGCTGATCATCAGAGACCGTATTTTCACAGTTTCTGTTTTCCTGCCGGATAAACCGGGAGAACTCACAAGGGTCTCCAAGGTCATATCACAGGCCCAGGGCAACATTGTAAAATTGGAACATAACCAGTTTGTCAGCATTAACAGGAACAGTGCAGTGGAGCTGACGATCACGATGGAGGCCTTTGGCACCGAACATAAAAATAAGATCATCAAAGCACTACAGGACACCGGATATAAACCTGAGATCAGGAGTTCAAAAAGTGTATTCTAA
- the ftsY gene encoding signal recognition particle-docking protein FtsY: MAEKKGFFSRLAEGLTKTRDNIASGFDSIFKGFSSIDDDFYEELEEIMIMSDMGIDTTMSIIENLKQKVKEEKIKEPEECRQVLIDSIKEQMKLGDEAYDFKDKKSVVLVIGVNGVGKTTSVGKMASLLKGEGKKVMMAAADTFRAGAIEQLKEWSVRAGVDIISQAEGADPAAVVFDAVSAAKARNVDVLLCDTAGRLHNKKNLMDELKKINRIVEREYPEAYKETLIVLDGTTGQNALAQAKQFKEATDISGIILTKLDGTAKGGIAIAIQAELGIPVKYIGIGEQVDDLQPFDPDMFVNALFDRGDE, translated from the coding sequence ATGGCAGAAAAGAAAGGATTCTTTAGCAGACTGGCAGAGGGGCTTACAAAGACCAGAGACAATATAGCTTCAGGGTTTGATTCTATTTTTAAAGGCTTTTCCAGCATTGATGATGATTTCTACGAAGAGCTGGAAGAGATCATGATCATGAGTGACATGGGAATTGATACGACCATGAGTATCATTGAGAATCTGAAACAAAAAGTCAAAGAAGAAAAGATCAAGGAGCCTGAGGAATGCAGGCAGGTCCTCATAGATTCCATCAAAGAGCAGATGAAGCTCGGGGACGAGGCTTATGATTTTAAAGATAAGAAAAGTGTGGTCTTAGTCATTGGTGTCAATGGTGTTGGTAAAACTACATCCGTTGGTAAGATGGCTTCCCTGCTGAAAGGCGAGGGTAAGAAGGTCATGATGGCAGCGGCGGATACGTTTCGGGCAGGCGCCATCGAACAGCTGAAGGAGTGGTCTGTGCGCGCAGGCGTGGATATCATCAGCCAGGCGGAAGGCGCAGATCCGGCAGCTGTGGTATTTGACGCGGTCTCTGCGGCGAAAGCAAGGAATGTGGATGTGCTTCTTTGCGACACGGCGGGAAGGCTTCACAATAAAAAGAACCTGATGGATGAGCTTAAAAAGATCAACCGCATCGTAGAACGGGAATACCCGGAAGCGTATAAGGAGACTCTGATCGTTCTGGACGGAACCACGGGACAGAATGCTCTTGCGCAGGCAAAACAGTTTAAAGAGGCAACGGACATCTCTGGTATTATTCTGACCAAATTAGACGGGACAGCAAAAGGAGGGATCGCCATAGCGATCCAGGCAGAGTTGGGAATTCCGGTGAAGTATATCGGTATCGGCGAACAGGTGGATGACCTGCAGCCGTTCGATCCGGATATGTTTGTGAATGCACTGTTTGATAGAGGAGATGAATAG
- the smc gene encoding chromosome segregation protein SMC translates to MYLKSIEVNGFKSFANKMIFKFDSGITGIVGPNGSGKSNVADAVRWVLGEQSAKQLRGAKMEDVIFSGTEMRKPMGSAYVAITMDNSDQSLPIGFDEVTVARRVYRSGESEYLMNGSPCRRKDIVELFFDTGIGKEGYSIIGQGQIDQILSGKPEDRRELFDEAAGIVKYKKNKLETEKSLEAERDNLNRVTDILSELERQVGPLKHQSEKAREYLGYRDRLKEYDTSMFLLENGRLSEEMEALDEKITIAQREVDDAGRRLEQTKAEYEKQDQALNELKSEIETRTEGLSEAKVDKEKQEGQIKVLREQMNTERMRETHLASDIQRLAGEKEDKQSQLAKLQGEQEEIREALKKAQEETVESESQVAFLQKEIQDTEAELEKVRRNQQSFANNQMNLSNRLQHVETVREQLEVRISHVDSQAQESRQHRIEQEQRKQQENQRKQRLLAEKQKLSNDLVAERNLYAVLEKERTSAQENLASQKESFHRSQSSYETLRNMAERYEGYGFGIKRVMEQKAKQPGIIGAVADIMKVKRKYELAVETALGGAIQNVVTDSQQTAKEMIGFLKRNRYGRVTFLPLDAIKSRGGFPRPDALKEEGVIGTCDQLASYDERFSDLFHSLLGRVLVVESIDDGIRIAGKYNHSFRIVTLEGDALNPGGSMSGGAYKNKSNLLGRNRELKELKQKLSKDREQISSFAEVLDEKTAELQKAGERIRRLQSSIQEYSLRENTVVMTLRSIEKQMEEEVKREQEFLAQAQSLRREYNSMEGDVTSLSDKKQVLEEANQSEEQKIQTLSQRLDEARIKAEEKAREVTEAHMKAGQLKQQQDFIMSNSERIRLEISKIEDDLDTLRKQTGSIETSMDDIKKQIEEKSQAVLTKNQWIETEEEQILDRQRKLGETEERYRQSLGAREELMERMNGFDKEVYRLTSAREKFDEKQQELLNYMWENYELTYHQAKAAAGVEQPAESLQELKKKIAELKAQMKDLGPVNVNAIDDYKDVLERYEFLKKQHEDIVKAEAHLVGLIDELEAAMKNQFQEKFKDIQEMFQNVFQELFGGGYARLELTDDDVLESGIRIIAQPPGKKLQNMMQLSGGEKALTAISLLFAIQNLKPSPFCLLDEIEAALDDSNVARFAQYLHKLTKETQFIVITHRRGTMTAADILYGITMQEKGISTLVSVSLIENDLDE, encoded by the coding sequence ATGTATCTGAAAAGCATTGAAGTAAACGGATTCAAATCCTTTGCCAATAAAATGATTTTTAAATTTGACAGTGGTATCACGGGCATCGTGGGACCCAATGGGAGCGGAAAGAGCAACGTGGCGGATGCAGTCCGGTGGGTGCTGGGTGAACAGAGCGCCAAACAGCTTCGGGGCGCCAAGATGGAGGATGTGATTTTCTCTGGCACGGAGATGAGAAAGCCCATGGGTTCTGCTTATGTTGCTATCACGATGGATAACAGTGACCAGAGCCTTCCCATAGGGTTTGACGAAGTGACAGTGGCCAGGAGGGTTTACCGTTCCGGAGAAAGTGAATACTTGATGAACGGAAGTCCGTGCAGGCGGAAGGATATCGTAGAGTTATTCTTTGACACTGGAATTGGAAAGGAAGGATATTCTATCATCGGGCAGGGCCAGATTGACCAGATTCTGAGCGGAAAGCCGGAAGACCGGAGAGAATTGTTTGATGAGGCTGCCGGGATTGTCAAGTATAAGAAAAACAAGCTTGAGACCGAGAAGTCTCTGGAGGCTGAACGGGACAACTTAAACCGTGTGACTGATATTCTTTCTGAGTTGGAACGCCAGGTGGGACCGCTAAAGCACCAGTCTGAAAAGGCAAGGGAATATCTCGGATACCGGGACCGGTTAAAAGAATATGATACTTCCATGTTCCTGCTGGAAAACGGCAGGCTTTCAGAGGAGATGGAAGCCCTGGACGAAAAGATAACGATTGCCCAGAGGGAAGTGGACGATGCAGGAAGGCGTCTGGAACAGACAAAAGCCGAGTATGAAAAACAGGATCAGGCACTCAACGAATTAAAGTCTGAGATCGAAACCAGGACAGAAGGGCTTTCTGAAGCCAAGGTGGACAAAGAAAAGCAAGAAGGCCAGATCAAAGTCCTGAGAGAACAGATGAATACGGAGCGCATGAGAGAGACGCATCTGGCTTCTGACATTCAGCGTCTTGCCGGGGAAAAGGAAGACAAGCAAAGCCAGCTTGCTAAGCTTCAAGGGGAACAGGAAGAGATCAGAGAAGCGTTAAAGAAAGCCCAGGAAGAAACTGTGGAGAGTGAGAGCCAAGTCGCATTTCTCCAGAAAGAGATCCAGGACACAGAAGCGGAACTGGAAAAGGTCAGGAGAAACCAGCAAAGCTTTGCCAACAATCAGATGAATCTATCCAACCGGCTGCAGCACGTGGAGACTGTACGCGAGCAGCTGGAGGTGAGGATCTCCCATGTTGATTCTCAGGCCCAGGAATCCAGGCAGCACAGAATAGAACAGGAACAGAGAAAGCAGCAGGAAAATCAGAGAAAGCAGAGGCTTTTAGCGGAGAAACAGAAGCTTTCAAACGACCTGGTGGCGGAAAGAAATCTCTACGCCGTGCTGGAAAAAGAAAGAACTTCAGCGCAGGAAAACCTTGCGTCCCAAAAAGAGAGCTTCCATCGCAGCCAGTCCAGCTATGAAACACTGAGAAACATGGCAGAACGCTATGAGGGATATGGGTTCGGCATCAAAAGGGTCATGGAACAGAAAGCCAAGCAGCCGGGAATCATCGGCGCAGTGGCCGATATCATGAAGGTAAAGAGAAAGTACGAGCTTGCTGTGGAGACCGCCCTGGGCGGAGCTATACAGAATGTGGTAACAGACTCCCAGCAGACAGCAAAAGAAATGATTGGATTCTTAAAAAGGAACCGGTACGGAAGAGTTACCTTTCTGCCTTTGGATGCCATCAAGTCCAGGGGAGGATTTCCGAGGCCTGACGCACTGAAGGAGGAGGGTGTCATCGGCACCTGTGACCAGCTGGCCAGCTATGACGAACGGTTTTCTGACCTGTTTCATTCCCTTTTAGGACGTGTGCTTGTGGTGGAGAGTATCGATGACGGTATCAGGATCGCGGGGAAATACAATCATTCTTTCCGCATTGTTACACTGGAAGGGGATGCTCTGAACCCTGGAGGTTCCATGTCCGGAGGTGCCTACAAAAATAAGAGCAATCTACTGGGAAGAAACCGGGAGTTAAAAGAGTTAAAGCAGAAGCTTTCAAAAGACAGGGAGCAGATTTCTAGTTTTGCAGAAGTTTTGGATGAAAAAACGGCAGAGCTACAAAAGGCCGGGGAAAGGATCAGACGGCTGCAGAGCAGCATTCAGGAATATTCTCTCCGAGAGAATACGGTGGTGATGACACTTAGATCCATTGAAAAGCAGATGGAGGAAGAAGTAAAGAGGGAGCAGGAATTTCTTGCTCAGGCCCAGTCGCTCCGTCGGGAATACAATTCCATGGAAGGTGACGTGACCTCTTTATCTGACAAAAAGCAGGTGCTGGAGGAGGCGAACCAGTCGGAGGAGCAAAAGATCCAAACCCTTTCGCAACGTCTGGATGAGGCCAGAATCAAGGCAGAAGAAAAAGCCAGGGAAGTCACTGAGGCGCATATGAAAGCCGGGCAGCTCAAGCAGCAGCAGGATTTTATCATGAGCAACAGCGAGAGGATACGGCTGGAGATCTCCAAGATCGAAGACGATCTGGATACCCTGAGAAAGCAGACAGGTTCCATTGAGACATCGATGGATGACATTAAAAAGCAGATTGAGGAAAAAAGCCAGGCCGTCCTTACGAAAAACCAGTGGATCGAGACAGAAGAAGAACAGATCCTGGACCGGCAGAGAAAACTCGGGGAAACGGAAGAGAGATACCGGCAGAGCCTTGGCGCCAGGGAAGAACTCATGGAGCGTATGAACGGGTTTGACAAGGAAGTCTACCGGCTCACTTCAGCCAGAGAAAAGTTCGATGAAAAGCAGCAGGAGCTGCTGAACTATATGTGGGAAAACTATGAGCTTACATACCATCAGGCAAAAGCGGCCGCAGGCGTCGAACAGCCGGCGGAAAGCCTCCAGGAGTTAAAAAAGAAGATCGCAGAGCTCAAAGCGCAGATGAAAGATCTGGGACCGGTCAATGTAAACGCCATTGATGACTACAAGGATGTGCTGGAGCGATACGAGTTCTTGAAAAAACAGCATGAGGATATCGTGAAGGCAGAGGCACATCTTGTGGGTCTCATCGACGAACTGGAAGCCGCCATGAAGAACCAGTTTCAAGAGAAGTTTAAAGATATCCAGGAAATGTTCCAAAATGTATTTCAGGAACTGTTTGGCGGAGGATATGCGCGTCTGGAACTCACAGACGACGATGTGCTGGAATCCGGTATCCGGATCATAGCGCAGCCGCCAGGCAAGAAGCTTCAAAACATGATGCAGCTGTCCGGAGGAGAAAAAGCACTGACTGCCATATCCCTTCTGTTTGCCATCCAGAATCTGAAGCCGTCTCCGTTCTGTCTGCTGGATGAGATCGAGGCGGCGCTGGATGACTCCAACGTGGCAAGATTTGCACAATACCTGCATAAGCTTACAAAAGAGACACAATTTATTGTAATTACCCACAGACGTGGTACAATGACAGCAGCGGATATTTTATATGGAATCACCATGCAGGAAAAGGGTATTTCCACTCTGGTATCCGTGAGCCTGATCGAAAACGATCTGGACGAGTAA
- the rnc gene encoding ribonuclease III codes for MNQSNQEDFQKRIKIRFHDQKLLTTALTHSSYANERKLPRGKDNERLEFLGDAVLELIMSDYLFKTYRDEPEGKLTKMRASLVCEPTLAFCAKDIALGDYLLLSKGEDLTGGRERNSILSDAFEAVIGAVYLDQGFEEARKFVETYLLQDVDEKVLFYDAKTSLQELVQSISKESLSYILTKEEGPDHQKTFTVEAKLGGKVIGTGAGRSKKSAEQMAAYEAMKHKDRILR; via the coding sequence ATGAATCAATCAAATCAGGAAGATTTTCAGAAAAGGATCAAGATTCGTTTCCATGACCAGAAATTACTGACAACAGCATTGACACACAGTTCCTATGCAAATGAGCGAAAATTACCCAGAGGGAAAGATAATGAACGCCTGGAATTTTTAGGGGACGCAGTGCTGGAACTGATTATGAGTGACTATTTATTTAAGACTTACAGAGACGAACCGGAAGGGAAACTGACAAAAATGAGAGCAAGCCTTGTCTGCGAACCAACGCTTGCGTTTTGTGCCAAGGATATCGCATTGGGAGATTACCTGCTTCTCAGCAAAGGTGAGGATCTTACAGGAGGACGGGAGCGCAACTCAATCCTTTCGGACGCGTTTGAGGCTGTCATAGGAGCTGTGTATCTGGATCAGGGATTTGAGGAGGCCAGAAAGTTTGTGGAGACTTATCTTCTTCAGGATGTGGATGAAAAGGTGCTGTTTTATGATGCCAAAACTTCACTTCAGGAGTTGGTACAGAGTATATCCAAAGAATCCCTCTCGTATATACTGACGAAAGAGGAAGGGCCTGACCATCAAAAGACTTTTACGGTGGAGGCCAAACTGGGCGGAAAGGTTATCGGGACCGGAGCCGGCAGGAGCAAGAAAAGTGCGGAGCAGATGGCAGCCTATGAGGCAATGAAACATAAGGACAGAATATTGAGGTAG